CCGACACCTCGCACGGCCTCCTTGGCAGCCTCCTTTATGTGGGTCGGGCCGACGGTTCCGTGTTCGGGACCGACTGACACCGCCACCCGCTTGGTATTCTCCTCCTTGTCCGTAAACTCGCCCGATGCCTGGATCCAGGCACCGGCAAACGGCTCCAACGTGTCAAAGGTCAGACGCTCGCCCTGCTTGGTGTTCTGGACCCCTGCCTTGCGCAGGTTGGCGAGGACCGTTGGAACAAAGCCCTCTGCGTTCGGATCGATCCCGGCGGCGACCTCGGTAGCGGGCCGCTCCTCGTCAGGGTCGAGCACCCGATGCGGCGACAGACTCTCGACAGTGAAACGGCCCGTCACCCGCACCCGCTTGTTGTCCTCATAGGGCTGGTCGTACAACAACTCCTGGTCCGCGTGACGGCGAATGGCCTCGTCGACCTGCTCCCGAGCTATACCCTCGCGGATGTCGGGGTTGTTGGCGATTGACTTCAACGTGACGTGGGGAACCCGTTGGTATACGAAGCCCCTCTTCACGTCACGCCCAACCGGGCCGTCAGCAAGAGGAATCCCCGTCAGCTCCATCTCCTTCACCTTGCCTTCTTCCGAGTCTGCGAGGAGGTAGTAGGGGAAACGCGCCGACATCAGGCGAGTGCGGGCCAGAGCGAGTGCCACCCGAGAAGTGTCGATCGTGATCCACCGACGACCCCCCTCTTCAGCAGCGTAGGCCGTCGTCCCGGAGCCACACGTGGGATCCAACACGAGGTCGCCTGGATCGGTCGCCATAAGGATGCAGCGCTCCACGAGGCTCACGGAGCTCTGGACGACATACCACTTTCCCTCGGAGCGACTCTGTTCGGCGCCTGAGATATCTGCCCAGAGATTTGAGATTTCCTGCACTGGGAAATCGTCAAGGAACCTCTTGTATCGGAGCCCTCCGCGTGATGTCATTTGCACACGATCTGCGGTGACTAGTTTCGCCCTACCCTCCGAATGTGTCTTCCAGTGGTGGTTACCTCTCAGGACGTACTCCTTGCCGTCCACGACCCACTTTCGGTCTGCGGGATCAGACGACACGCCCTCGCTCGTTAGATCCCCCATCTGATATCGACGAGCACCACCAGGAAGCTCGGCGACTCCTACCTTTTCTTCGGGTGTCATGGAACGAGTCGATCCGTCGGCCATCTGAAGCTGGTCATAACGAGCGGCTGCATCGTCGGACTTCCCGACGAACAGCTGGCGATACTTGGTTTGCTCGGCGCTCTTGCCGTATATCAGGAGATAGTCCAGGGTCGCAGCGACATGTCTCGACTGGACACCGGTCGTCTTCCTTACTGCAATCTGGTTCAGGAAGTTCTCGCTTCCGAAGACCTCGTCGAGTAATGCGCGGACGAGGTGCACGTTCTCATCGCCGATCTGGACGAACACGGTCCCGGATTCGGTGAGAAGATCATGGGCCACGACTAGGCGATCCCGCAGATAGGCCAGGTAGGAATGGATCCCTTTCTCCCAGGTGTCTCGGAAGGCGCGGATCTGTTCGGGCTGCCGCGTGAGATCGGTGTCCTTGCCGTCCTTGACGTCACGTTTGCGGGTGCTGACCTGCCAGTTGGAGCCGAACTTGATCCCGTAGGGCGGGTCGATGTAGATCATCTGGACCTGGCCGCGGAGGTTCTCCTTCTCGGCGAGGCTTGCCATCACCTGGAGGGAGTCGCCGAGGATGAGTCGGTTCGACCAGTTCACGCCGTGGTGGTAGAAGTCGACGAGTTCCTCGAATTCGAGCCCGTTGAATGCCTCGAACAGCGTCGGCTCGTTGGAGCGTTCGTCTGTGTTGCGGCGTAGGTCCTCGATGATGGCTCGAGGTTCGATCTTCTCCTGGATGTATATCGGGGGCACCGGAACGGTTAGGTCCTCTCCGTCCTGCTCGTCTTTGCCTTGCCACACCAGCTGAGGATCGAGGGAGGGATCCCTCGCGTAACGAAGCTTGGAAGGCTTCTTCTCGTCGGACGCGACGAAATCGCGTAGCTCTTCGGTCGGGATGTTGGCGCGGGTGTCGGTGTGTTCCACTGCTTCTACCGGGGTTGGTCCCGTCGCCTTTTTACGTGATCGTCCCGCCAAGTTCAATCCCCTCGTCTCATGCTGCTCGTCGTTCTTGGATGAAGGCCCGGATCGTGGTCTGGGCATTCCACGGGTCGGTGATCTCCACGAACTCCCACCGTCCGAACCCACCGTGGGCGTTCACCGCCGGGATCCACAGGGTGCGGGCGGTGTCCACTTTGGCTTCTTTGTCGCGCCGCTGGGCGCCCGACACTTCGACGATCAGGCTGAGTGGATCGTCGTGGCCATCATCGAGGTGAACGATGAAGTCGGGGATGTACTGACGTTGCTGACCGTCGATGGTGTAGGGGATGGTGAAGCCGAGATTGTGGTTCTTGACGTAGGACACCACCTCGTCCATGTCCTCGAGCGTCTGGGCCATCTTTTGTTCCCACGACTCGGTGTCGGCCACTACGTGGGAGATGTGGCACTTGGCCGGGTCGGTCAGGTAGGTGGGCCGGGTGGTGTCGAAGTCGACGTAGCGGGTGCTGCCGACCGGGTCGAAGGGTCTGAGCACCGGTTCGAGCACCGGCCGGGTCTCCTGTTCGGTGCCGGCACGGACGATCGCCCGGTAGATTTTGTCGATGGCGTCGTCCTCGAATCGGCGGATGCGGAGCATCTGGACGAAGGCCTTGTCCTTCAGGGTGACGCATTCGGCCATCCACCGTCGGACCAGTCGCAGCAGCGCCGGGAACGCCCACGGTTTCTCGAATCCGGCGTCGTCGCGGAAGTAGCGCTGGGCGAGGCGGCGGGACAACTCGAACTCGATCTGTTGGGCCCGCCAACCGCGCAGGTCGTCGAGCAGGAAATGGGTGGCGCTCTCTCCGACGATGGGAGCTACCTCGACCTCGGTCGGAAGACCCTGGGTTGACAAAGCGAGGCGGTCGGTGTCGGCGAACGCCACCTCGGGTAGGCGTCCCTCCAGCACGTAGCGATACCCAACGAGGCGGGGAAACGCTATCTCGGATGCGATTCGGTCCTCGAGCGCCCTGACATGAGTGAGTGGCGGCCCCGGCTTGGGGTCGGGAGCCGACCCGGCGGCGGGGATGAACGAGAACGGCACCCCGTACACCTCGGCGTACTCGGGCGGGAACATCCCGTCCTCGTCGGCGGTGTATGAACGACGTCGCAGCCCTCTCCCCACCACCTGCTCGCACAGCAACTGCGTGGAGAAAGCGCGAACTCCGAGGATATGGGTGACGGTGTTGGCGTCCCAGCCTTCCGTCAGCATCGATACCGACACCACGCATTTGACGTGCTCGCCGAGCCTGCCCGGCTTGCCAACTGTGTTCATTACTTCGCGAAGCAGGTCCTCGTCGGTGAGGTCGTCGGGATCCCTTCCCGGGAACCGTTGGCGGATCTCGGATTTGAACTCCTCGATCTCGCCGGCCGCTACCTCCTTGAACGCCCGGCTCATCGCCTCACCCGACTCCAGTTCCCGGGAGTCGATAAGGATGGTGTTGGGACGGGCCAGCCAGCGGCCGTCGGCGGCGTTCGAGAAGATGCCGAGCTCCCCCGGTCTGGCGACGGCCTCCCCCGCAGGCGTTTCCACCTCGTAGCCGGCGATGAAGTCGTAGACAAGCTTCGATACTGCGGTGTTGGAGCAGACGACAATGAACACCGGAGGGGTCGAGGCGCCATTCGTGGCCCCCGCACTTCGCTCCCACCGGCGGTATGCCTTCTCGTAGTTCCCGTACAAGGTGCGTAGAGCGCCCTCCAACTCGGCGGGAAGTCGCGGCTCGCCAGGGTCCTCGGCGGTGCGGCGACCACGCTTGGGCAGCTCATCGGAGATCCGCACCCAAAGATTGCGATAGGTGACACCCTCCCCCGACATTGAATCGTCGGCGACCGGCACCCGCGGCACCTTCACCACCCCAGACTCGATGGCGTCGATTAGGGAGAAGTCGGACACCACCCACGGAAACAGCGTGCCCTCCGAATAGCCCGAACCACGAAGGAAGAATGGAGTCGCCGACAGGTCGAAGACGGTCTTGATCCCCAGCTTTCGGTTCACCGCCTCCAGGCCGGAGATCCAGACCCGAGCCTCCTCCTCCCGCTGGTCGGCCTCCTTGCGCTCTTCACCCTTCAACTTGACGTCTTCGGCATCGTCGTCGAGCCGGCGTCGGTAACAGTGATGGGCCTCGTCGTTCAGGACCACTATCTGCTTCGAGGAAGTCCCCAACTCCCGACAAACGCGGCGGACCATCTCGTCGGGGGATTCCTGAAACGACGACTCAGGGAGGATCTGCTTGGTCAGCTTGGGAACGCTCCCAACCTTCGACCGGAGTTGAAGGCCGTGGAAGTTGGTGATGACGATCCGCGCGCGACCCAAGTGTTCCCGCAAATCGGCTGGCACCAGGTCACGTTCGCGGTAATAGTCGTTCGGGTCCGAAGGCAGCAGAACCCGCAGGCGGTCGCGAATGGTGATACCCGGTGTTACGACCAGGAACCGGTCGGTGAACCGGCTGTCCTGGGGACTCGCCGCCTTGTTCAAGGTGTGCCATGCGATGATCATCCCCATCACCACAGTCTTTCCGGTGCCGGTAGCCATCTTCTGAGCCACCCGGAACAGACCCGGGTTGTGGCGGGCCGACTCCTCCCTGAGCAAGTTCACGATCCAGTCGTCGCCAAACTTGCCGGCCGCCTCGGTGATGTAGATCGCCGTCTCGAGCGCCTCGATCTGACAGAAGAACAACGGACGCTCCCGCCCGGAATCGCTCCAGAACTCGAGGAGGCGGCGTGTAGTGGGGGTGACGCCCCGGTGGCCGCCTTGACGCCACATACCGACTCGTTCCCGGACCCGGTTGATCGTCGGGTTCTCCTCGAGACGATCCGA
The Acidimicrobiia bacterium DNA segment above includes these coding regions:
- a CDS encoding site-specific DNA-methyltransferase — its product is MAGRSRKKATGPTPVEAVEHTDTRANIPTEELRDFVASDEKKPSKLRYARDPSLDPQLVWQGKDEQDGEDLTVPVPPIYIQEKIEPRAIIEDLRRNTDERSNEPTLFEAFNGLEFEELVDFYHHGVNWSNRLILGDSLQVMASLAEKENLRGQVQMIYIDPPYGIKFGSNWQVSTRKRDVKDGKDTDLTRQPEQIRAFRDTWEKGIHSYLAYLRDRLVVAHDLLTESGTVFVQIGDENVHLVRALLDEVFGSENFLNQIAVRKTTGVQSRHVAATLDYLLIYGKSAEQTKYRQLFVGKSDDAAARYDQLQMADGSTRSMTPEEKVGVAELPGGARRYQMGDLTSEGVSSDPADRKWVVDGKEYVLRGNHHWKTHSEGRAKLVTADRVQMTSRGGLRYKRFLDDFPVQEISNLWADISGAEQSRSEGKWYVVQSSVSLVERCILMATDPGDLVLDPTCGSGTTAYAAEEGGRRWITIDTSRVALALARTRLMSARFPYYLLADSEEGKVKEMELTGIPLADGPVGRDVKRGFVYQRVPHVTLKSIANNPDIREGIAREQVDEAIRRHADQELLYDQPYEDNKRVRVTGRFTVESLSPHRVLDPDEERPATEVAAGIDPNAEGFVPTVLANLRKAGVQNTKQGERLTFDTLEPFAGAWIQASGEFTDKEENTKRVAVSVGPEHGTVGPTHIKEAAKEAVRGVGFDILVVCGFAFDARVGETAREFGDLVVLPARMNPDLMMGEDLLKKTGAGNLFTVFGEPDVNIKEEEGELVVELLGVDVYDPTTGEVRSSSTDDIACWFIDTNYNQESFFVRHAYFTGGDEPYDRLQRTLRTEIDEGSWASLYSTVSRPFATPETGRIAVKVINHYGDEVLKVYEVD
- a CDS encoding DEAD/DEAH box helicase family protein; this translates as MPRDAVIENPVINSPFRQPGRHFRFDEEGITSDVVDGRRASSYFVPIASARKRGGQQTFETEWTSDRLEENPTINRVRERVGMWRQGGHRGVTPTTRRLLEFWSDSGRERPLFFCQIEALETAIYITEAAGKFGDDWIVNLLREESARHNPGLFRVAQKMATGTGKTVVMGMIIAWHTLNKAASPQDSRFTDRFLVVTPGITIRDRLRVLLPSDPNDYYRERDLVPADLREHLGRARIVITNFHGLQLRSKVGSVPKLTKQILPESSFQESPDEMVRRVCRELGTSSKQIVVLNDEAHHCYRRRLDDDAEDVKLKGEERKEADQREEEARVWISGLEAVNRKLGIKTVFDLSATPFFLRGSGYSEGTLFPWVVSDFSLIDAIESGVVKVPRVPVADDSMSGEGVTYRNLWVRISDELPKRGRRTAEDPGEPRLPAELEGALRTLYGNYEKAYRRWERSAGATNGASTPPVFIVVCSNTAVSKLVYDFIAGYEVETPAGEAVARPGELGIFSNAADGRWLARPNTILIDSRELESGEAMSRAFKEVAAGEIEEFKSEIRQRFPGRDPDDLTDEDLLREVMNTVGKPGRLGEHVKCVVSVSMLTEGWDANTVTHILGVRAFSTQLLCEQVVGRGLRRRSYTADEDGMFPPEYAEVYGVPFSFIPAAGSAPDPKPGPPLTHVRALEDRIASEIAFPRLVGYRYVLEGRLPEVAFADTDRLALSTQGLPTEVEVAPIVGESATHFLLDDLRGWRAQQIEFELSRRLAQRYFRDDAGFEKPWAFPALLRLVRRWMAECVTLKDKAFVQMLRIRRFEDDAIDKIYRAIVRAGTEQETRPVLEPVLRPFDPVGSTRYVDFDTTRPTYLTDPAKCHISHVVADTESWEQKMAQTLEDMDEVVSYVKNHNLGFTIPYTIDGQQRQYIPDFIVHLDDGHDDPLSLIVEVSGAQRRDKEAKVDTARTLWIPAVNAHGGFGRWEFVEITDPWNAQTTIRAFIQERRAA